In Pirellula sp. SH-Sr6A, the DNA window CGCATGCTCGATGGTCAAATCGGCACCCTCCATTTCGATGAAGCTTGGTTGCCCCACGCGGCCTTCCATCATTTCTACAAAGACATGCATGCGATCGGCCCAAACCGACCCGCTCCCAAAGAGTCGATGATCTTCGCGACCCACTCCACCCACAAGCTGCTGGCAGGGATCTCGCAGGCGTCGCAGATCTTGGTACGCGAGCCCCAATATAAAAAGCTCGACCGCCATACGTTCAATGAAGCGTATCTGATGCATGCATCAACATCCCCGCAGTATGCGATCATCGCCTCCTGCGATGTGGCCGCCGCTATGATGGAACCACCGGGAGGGACTTCGCTTGTCGAAGAGTCCATCGTCGAAGCCCTCGACTTCCGACGCGCCATGCGCAAAGTGGACGACGAATGGGGCAGCGATTGGTGGTTCAAGGTCTGGGGACCCGATACGTTGGCCGAGGAAGGTATTGGAACGCGCGAAGATTGGATGCTGCATACGAAAGATTCGTGGCATGGATTCGGACGCGTCGCACCCGGCTTCAACATGCTCGACCCTATCAAAGCGACCGTGATCACCCCCGGCTTGGACGTGTCCGGCCAATTCGCGGAAACCGGAATCCCGGCTTCGATCGTCACCCGATACTTGGTCGAACACGGGGTCATCGTCGAGAAGACTGGGCTCTATTCCTTCTTCATCATGTTCACGATCGGAATCACCAAGGGACGCTGGAACACTCTGCTTAGCTCTCTGCAGCAGTTCAAGGATGACTACGACAAGAATCAACCGATGTGGAAAATCCTCCCCGAGTTCTGCCAACAATATCCCAAGTACGAGCGAATCGGACTCCGCGAATTGTGCCAACAGATCCACGACACCTATCGCAAACACGATGTCGCGAAGGTCACGACCGAGATGTATCTCTCGCCGATGCAGCCGGCCATGAAGCCATCCGATGCGTTTGCCATGATGGCCCATGAAGAAATCGATCGCGTCGAAATCGATCATCTCGAAGGACGTGCCACCGCCGTTCTCTTGACTCCCTACCCACCCGGAATTCCTCTTCTCATCCCCGGCGAGAGATTCAACAAATCGATCGTGGAGTACCTCCGTTTCGCTCGCAATTTCAACGAGCAGTTCCCCGGCTTCCACACCGATATCCACGGATTGGTCGAAGAAGAAGTCGACGGGAAACGCCGTTGCTACGTCGACTGCGTCCGAACCAAAGACTTGGAAGACATCATCGCCGCCGACGAGAGCGAGATTGCAGCGCTACCCTTGGTGATCACCCCTGGTGCCATGGGGTAGTTTCCTCCCTAGATCGATTCTTCCGATACTCCGATAGGTGCCCGTTCCGAGCACCTTCTAACCCCGAGTCCAAAGCGTTCACGACGCGCGGCTAGGGGCGGTCGATCCCCCCAAAAACCGATCCGGAGGTCTGGAGAATCTAGGCAAATACCCCCTTCTGTTATTAACAAGTATTCCACAATTTATGCTAGCATCTGGAAAAAAGGGGGGTGACTTGGGGGTATCGGTCAGGTTAGATTAGTGACCGTCGCGAGCCACGTAATTGCACTCTGTATGTGCGATTAAATGCCGTTAGCCGTGGCTCGATTCTGAAGCTCCAACCATAGAAAGAGCGAATGTTGCGATGTGCTTGCTAGCCATTCAATATCGCGTGGTTTCTGAAAGCCCCATACTTGTAGCAGCCAATCGAGAGGAGTTTTTTGACCGACGGAGTACAGGCCCGAGCATCCAAGCTGGCAAGCCTCGAATCCTTTGCCCGACTGACCAACGAAGTGGTGGAACCTGGTTGGGCGTAAATCAGCACGGTGTATTTGTCGGGATCTGCAACCGACGAACACTCGAACCGCTGGGTAGCAACCGCTCCCGAGGATTGCTCTGCAAAGAGGTCCTTCGGGGAAGCAACTCGCAATCCTGCATGGACCGCGCCCTCGAAGAACTTGACAAGCATCAATTTGAAGCTTGCAATTTGGTGATCGCAGACCGCGATCGCGGGTTCGTGATCCACCATGAGTACGAGAACGAAGTCATCGAGATGCGAGCTGGCCTCAATATCGTTGGCGCACGAAATTTGAACGACCCTCGCGATGAACGCGTTCAGCTTGCTAGCAGGCTGCTCACGCTCCAAACGCTGGATTCCCCTGTCAAGTTTCTTGCGGTGGCGAGCCGAGTCTTCGCACGTTCCCCAACCCCTACCGGCAGAGCCAATATGGTGATGCGCGGCGCGGATTACGGCACGGTCTCGAGCACGCTTATTGCGTTGGGGGCAAAACCCCGCGATGCCATCTACCAGTACTCCGATGGCCCCGCCGACGAAGCCCGTTACGAAGATTACTCGCCTCTTTTGCGAGATATCCTCAGCCGCGGCCTGCGAGAGTCGAAACCCAAAGCCGCGGCCGTTACCTCTGGCTTCGACGCATTGGACTAAGGCACTCATCTCTCGCCTCCTTTTAAGGCAACGATCTAGAGAACGCTTGGACATCCTCCCTAATCTGCTTCCGCGAGGGTGTCCAAGGTTCTGATCGAGTGGATCCGGTTATTCCGATTCTATCGATCCCTCTGCGATCCCCACTCGGATCTTCTCTCTCTGCGGCTTGTTTCACTCCACCTTCGCCGCGCAGCGACCTACGCTCCACCGATGGGGAACAATCCCCGAAAACCGCTTTCCCTTTTGATGCTCACCACCGCGAGTGGGTTCCCACGATGCTGGACAACTGCGCCAACGATTTCAAATCGCCAACGGCCGCGTCGTCGACCAACGGACCCCTCACAACCTCTTGGCCGTATCGGCAATTGCTACCCGTCTTGGCGTTTTTTTTAGTCGGGTGCATCTACTTGTTTTTTTCTCCCAACTACCAATGGTCCACCATCCTCCAATCCACACCCTACGGCGCGGACTTTTTGCAGGAATGGATCGGAGGGCACATGATCTGGAACGGACAGATCGGGTCGGTCTACTCCGAACAATTCATCGCCTCGCAACACGAGCCGATGGTCACCGGATTTGAGTGGGATGCCAATCAGTTTTTCCCTCCGGTCTACCCACCTCCCCATTATCTTTTCTTTTCCCCCTGGGGAGCCTTGCCGTATCGCTTTGCAGTGATGGGCTGGCTGGCGTTCTTACTCAGCGCCGCTTGCCTCGCATCGATTCTTCTGCAGTCCATCGAGGGACAAGCACCAGGCGTACGTCCCTATCTTTGGATTGCAGTGCTCCTCTTTCCGCCTCTACTCCTATCGATCACCTTGGCGCAAAAGAGCGTTCTATGGCTCCTCCTTTTTGTGATCGTATGCCGCTGGCTGAAACAGGAGCGATGGTTTGCAGCAGGACTGGTGGCCGGTCTAGTAACGATCAAGCCGACTCTCTGCTTCCTCCTCCCTCTCTTGATGGTCCTCGATCGCCGATGGCGATTTTTAGGTGGGATGGCTCTGTCGACGGCAGTCCTTTGGGGGGCTGCCATATGGTTCTTCCCGCAGGAAGCATGGGCCGGATTTCTGTCCATCGCATCGACCGCCGGTCGCTACACCGACCAACACGGTTTTCATCTCGATTGGTCCTGCAATCTGATCAGCTTGGCGAGCAGCCTGCCTATCGGTTGGTCTGGGTGGGGAAAGATGGCCATCAGTCTCCCGCTAGCCCTCTATGCGCTCCTCGCCGCCGTGGAAGATCGATCGCGCTGGAACGATCCCAAACGCTGGATGACGTGGATGCTGGCGACGATCCTGCTCAGTCCTCATTTTTACCATTACGATCTGTGCATCCTTCTGCTTCCGATCGTTTGGATGCTGGCGACTGACCCGCGACGCGGCATCTGTTACTTTGTCACCCTATCACTTGCCTTCGTGCTCGCGCCCGATGTGTATGCGCTCTGGCAAATCCCACTCCTACCCGTTGTCTTGCTAGGCATGCTGTGCGAGCTGCGATTGAGTTATCGACTTTCTAGCAGCATGTCGAGCCTTATCATCGCTCCACGATCAGGGTTACCGGACCGTCGTTGACGAGCGATACCTGCATGTCGGCACGAAAGATTCCCTTTTCGACCGAAACCCCTTGCGCGGCGACTTGCTCGCAGAAAAACTCATACAATTCGTTTGCGATCCCCGGCTCCTCCGCTTGATCGAAGCTAGGTCGCCGGCCTTTGATGCAATCGCCGTAGAGCGTGAACTGACTCACGATCAACATCGAGCCCGAAACATCGCGAACCGATAGGTTCATCTTTCCTGCTTCGTCGCTGAAGGCTCGGAGTCCGACACATTTTTCCGCAAGCCATTTTGCTGTTTCGCGGCAATCTCCCCTGCGGATTCCGAGGAGAACCATCCATCCTCGATCGATCTTGCCAACAACCGTTCCTTCAACCGTTACGGATGCTTTCGAAACACGCTGCAACACCGCTCGCATCATCCATCCTTACCAGCGGGCTTCCATCTGATCGACGATGTGGTTCGCCAATCGCTCCACCACTCTCATATTCGCCGTCGAAATCGATTGCCCCGCTTCTGGAACGAAGTCCGCGTTATCCGAAAAGAGGAAGCTCGTCTCTCCAGGTGGCAGAAAACGTGTCTCGACCAAAGGAAGATTGCGTCGATCGACCCAACTCATCTCGATAGACATCACCGTTTGAAGCAGACGAGGTTCGTCCGTTCCTGTTTCGCCGATCACTCGTTTGGAATCGCCCGTCATCCGGCAGGTAAGAATGGAATCTGCAGTACCCAAATCGGCCAGTTTGTAGGAGGTTCTTCGTTCGATCTCTTTTTGAAGCGTCTCGGTGAGCTGTACTCCCAACTCCGGTCGGAATGAATTGGATTTGATGATCGGAACGTGAATAGTCCGAACATCGTTTCGGTACAAGCTGCGCGTGCCGATGTTGTATCCCAAACATCCCGGAATACAAACCGACAGGAGCAACAGGAATACTCCACCCGCGAGGCTCTTGGTCA includes these proteins:
- a CDS encoding arginine/lysine/ornithine decarboxylase; translation: MKFKFPVVIIDEDFRSGNASGLGIRALADAIEREGIEVAGVTTYGDLSQFAQQQSRASAFILSIDDDEFANEKSMGSALENIRNFITEIRFKNADIPIFLYGETRTSRHIPNDILRELHGFIHMFEDTPEFVARHILREAKAYLDGLAPPFFRAMVHYAQDGSYSWHCPGHSGGVAFLKSPVGQMFHQFFGENMLRADVCNAVEELGQLLDHTGPVAASERNAARIFGADHCFFVTNGTSTSNKIVWHSTVASGDIVVVDRNCHKSVLHAIIMTGAVPVFLTPTRNNLGIIGPIPLEEFHPDNIQKKIEANPFAREAQAQYPERRPRILTITQSTYDGIIYNVEELRRMLDGQIGTLHFDEAWLPHAAFHHFYKDMHAIGPNRPAPKESMIFATHSTHKLLAGISQASQILVREPQYKKLDRHTFNEAYLMHASTSPQYAIIASCDVAAAMMEPPGGTSLVEESIVEALDFRRAMRKVDDEWGSDWWFKVWGPDTLAEEGIGTREDWMLHTKDSWHGFGRVAPGFNMLDPIKATVITPGLDVSGQFAETGIPASIVTRYLVEHGVIVEKTGLYSFFIMFTIGITKGRWNTLLSSLQQFKDDYDKNQPMWKILPEFCQQYPKYERIGLRELCQQIHDTYRKHDVAKVTTEMYLSPMQPAMKPSDAFAMMAHEEIDRVEIDHLEGRATAVLLTPYPPGIPLLIPGERFNKSIVEYLRFARNFNEQFPGFHTDIHGLVEEEVDGKRRCYVDCVRTKDLEDIIAADESEIAALPLVITPGAMG
- a CDS encoding NRDE family protein, giving the protein MCLLAIQYRVVSESPILVAANREEFFDRRSTGPSIQAGKPRILCPTDQRSGGTWLGVNQHGVFVGICNRRTLEPLGSNRSRGLLCKEVLRGSNSQSCMDRALEELDKHQFEACNLVIADRDRGFVIHHEYENEVIEMRAGLNIVGARNLNDPRDERVQLASRLLTLQTLDSPVKFLAVASRVFARSPTPTGRANMVMRGADYGTVSSTLIALGAKPRDAIYQYSDGPADEARYEDYSPLLRDILSRGLRESKPKAAAVTSGFDALD
- a CDS encoding glycosyltransferase family 87 protein yields the protein MLDNCANDFKSPTAASSTNGPLTTSWPYRQLLPVLAFFLVGCIYLFFSPNYQWSTILQSTPYGADFLQEWIGGHMIWNGQIGSVYSEQFIASQHEPMVTGFEWDANQFFPPVYPPPHYLFFSPWGALPYRFAVMGWLAFLLSAACLASILLQSIEGQAPGVRPYLWIAVLLFPPLLLSITLAQKSVLWLLLFVIVCRWLKQERWFAAGLVAGLVTIKPTLCFLLPLLMVLDRRWRFLGGMALSTAVLWGAAIWFFPQEAWAGFLSIASTAGRYTDQHGFHLDWSCNLISLASSLPIGWSGWGKMAISLPLALYALLAAVEDRSRWNDPKRWMTWMLATILLSPHFYHYDLCILLLPIVWMLATDPRRGICYFVTLSLAFVLAPDVYALWQIPLLPVVLLGMLCELRLSYRLSSSMSSLIIAPRSGLPDRR
- the dtd gene encoding D-aminoacyl-tRNA deacylase; the encoded protein is MMRAVLQRVSKASVTVEGTVVGKIDRGWMVLLGIRRGDCRETAKWLAEKCVGLRAFSDEAGKMNLSVRDVSGSMLIVSQFTLYGDCIKGRRPSFDQAEEPGIANELYEFFCEQVAAQGVSVEKGIFRADMQVSLVNDGPVTLIVER
- the lptE gene encoding LPS assembly lipoprotein LptE, with amino-acid sequence MTKSLAGGVFLLLLSVCIPGCLGYNIGTRSLYRNDVRTIHVPIIKSNSFRPELGVQLTETLQKEIERRTSYKLADLGTADSILTCRMTGDSKRVIGETGTDEPRLLQTVMSIEMSWVDRRNLPLVETRFLPPGETSFLFSDNADFVPEAGQSISTANMRVVERLANHIVDQMEARW